The genomic interval CTCGAACCGCACCCGGCCGCGGCCGACACTGAGCTGGAGCCGCCGGTTGACCCGGTAGGCACCGCCCCGCACGTCCACCCAGGGCAGCATCTTCAGCAGCCATCGCGAGGTGATGGCCTGCATCTGCGGTTCGGACTTGGTGGTCGTGGCGAGCTGACGTGCCGCCAGGGTGCCGAGACTGGTGGGTGGTTGAGCGTTGCCGGGGGTCGCGGGGCCGGGTTCGTCGGTGGCGGGTCCGTGGGCGCTTTCCGGAGTGGACACATTCCCTCCCGGGAGGTGAACAGGGGTGAGCGCGTCGTCGGTGTACAAGCCAAACAGCCCTGCCCAGGACCGATAACCGCGCGCGGGGGGCGGCTTCACGCCCTGCGGGGTGTAAACCGTCGATCGAGGCGGGGAGGGGAAGAGATCCTTCCCGTGCCCCGGCGCGCGGGGCGCTGGCACGCCTCAGCCGCGCGAACCCCCTTGCGCCGCCTACCCGTTGAGGTCGTTCACCAGCACCGCGGCCCCGTCGAAGCGGCCGGCCTTGAGATCCGTCAGCGCGTCCGCGGCCCGTGACAGCGGATAGGTGTGCGTGGTCGCGCGCACGTCGTGCCGGGCGGCCAGATCGAGGAACTCCCGTGCGTCCGCACGGGTGTTGGAGGTGACGCTGCGCAACTCCTTCTCGTAGAACAGCTCGTGCTCGTAGTCCAGGGGCGGTGTGTCGCTGAGGTGGATGCCCGCGACCGCGAGGACCCCGCCCCGGTCGAGCGCCCGCAGTGCCACCGGCACGAGATCGCCGACCGGCGCGAACAGGATCGCGCTGTCGAGCGGCTCCGGCGGCGCCTCGTACGCGTCACGCGCCGAGGCCGCCCCCAGCTCCAGCGCGAGCCGCTGCGCCGCCAGGCCCCGGGTCAGCACATGCACGGTGGCCCCTTCGGCGAGCGCCACCTGGGCGCACAGATGGGCGCTGCCCCCGAAGCCGTAGAGACCGAGCCGTCCGCCCTGCGGGAGGGTGGCCCGGCGCAGCGCGCGGTAGCCGATGATCCCGGCGCACAGCAGCGGTGCCAGGGCGACGTCGTCGAGGCCGGCGGGGAGTCGGTGGGCGAACGCGGCCGGTACGGTCGTGTACTCCGCGTAGCCGCCGTCGGCGTCCCAGCCGGTGTACTCGGAGCGCGGGCACAGATTCTCCGCCCCGCGCAGGCAGTACGCGCAGGTGCCGTCGGTGCGGCGCAGCCACGCGACGCCCACCCGGTCACCGACCGCGAAGCCACTTACCCCGGCCCCGAGCCCCGCCACCTCCCCGACGACCTCGTGCCCCGGGGTCACCCTCTGCCTGTGCACCGGCAGATCCCCCTCGGTGACATGCAGATCGGTCCGGCACACCCCGCACGCGCGCACGTGCACGAGCAGTTCGTCATCCCCAGGTACCGGCACCGGCTTCTCCACGAGCTGGAGAGAGCCTCCCTCGACGGGCCCCGGCTCGGTCACGGCCCACGCGCGCATCGTCGTCGTATCCGCCATACGTCCAGTGTGGAACGGACCGCGGCGTTCGGCGCGCGTCCCGCCCTCCGGGTGACTAGCGTGAGAATTCGGACAACCCGACCTACCGGAGAGGGCCGCGATCATGGCCGTACAACCTGAGGGAACCCCCTGTTGGGCCGACGCGATGTTCAGCGACGTGGAGGGGGCCAAGCGTTTCTACGGCGAGGTCCTCGGCTGGACCTTCGGCGACGCGTCGTCGGAGTACGGGAACTACACCCAGGCCTTCGTCGACGACAAGGCGGTCGCGGCCGTCGTACCGCCGATGCCCGGAGCGGAGGGCCAGTCACAGTGGTGCCTGTACCTCGCGTCACCGGACGCGGCGGCCACCGCGGCGAAGATCCGGGAGAACGGCGGCCAGGTGCTCATGGAGCCGATGAAGGTCGGCGACTTCGGCACGATGTGCCTGGCCAGCGAGCCCAGCGGCGCCGTCTTCGGCGTCTGGCAGGGCGGCGTCCACGAGGGCTTCGAGGCCACGGGCGTGCCCGGCGCCTACGCCTGGGCCGAGGTCTTCACGCGCGAGCCCGCGAAGGCGGACGCGTTCTTCGCGGCGGTCTTCCCGTACGCGCAGAAGCAGATGGACGGCGGTGACATGGACTACCGGATGTACAACGTCGGCGACGACACGGTGCTCGGCCGGATGGCGATGGGCGACGAGTTCCCGCCCGAGGTGCCGTCGTACGTCAACGTGTACTTCGCCGTCCCCGACTGCGACGAGGCCGTCGCCAAGGCCACCGAGCTCGGCGGCGTCGTGCGCTTCGGCCCCATGGACAGTCCCTTCGGGCGGTTCGCGGCGCTGAGCGATCCGCAGGGCGCCGCGTTCACGGTCATCGACGTGAACACGACCAAGGGGGATCTCCCGACGAGCAAGGACGTCTAGCCCAGGCCGTGCGTCAGCTCCCGTCGGCCGCCCACCAGACGGGAGCGCAGGCCACGGCCGCGTCGACCAGGTCGGCCTTCGTGACGGAGGGGTCGTCGAGCCACGCCCGGATGGCTCCCGCGAAGCCGCGCGCCATGAACTGCGCGATCACGTGACGGTTGGCGTCGGGGAGTCCCGGGTGGTGGCCGTCGGCCATGAGGGCGAGCGTGTAGTCGCTGAAGTGGCGTACGAGGGCCTCGTACACACCGCTGTCGGCCGGGTCGACGAGGGCGTGCCGGTATATCGGCAGGAATCGCTCGACGTGGTCGGCGACCTCGGACGTGGCCAGGCGCAGCAACTCGGGAGCCGATCCGCCCCGCGCGCGGTGCTCGGCCTCCAGCAGGTGGCCGCGGTCCAGGTCGGCGCGGAGCACCTGGATGAGCAGGTCCAGCGGTGAGCTGTACCGGTTGTAGAACGTGGCGCGGGTGACCCCGGCACGGTCGGCCAGCTCGCCGATCGTGATTTGCGAGACGGGCCGCTCGGCGGCGAGGTCCACGATCGCCTCCTCGAAGGCCCGCGTCGTGCGGGTGATGCGCGGATCGATCCGGTCGCTCAGTGCTCTGCCCTCCTCGGGTGCACGTTGCACTCTGCCACGGGGAGTGGTTTTATACATGTGTCAAATAGTGCGGTGAAGGGACAAGGTCATGGCCTCGCACACCGAGATCTCACCCCGGGAAGCCGCCGACAGGCTGGCCATCCGCGAGCTGATCGACGCCTACGCGCACTGCGCGGACCGGCGGGACGCCAAGGGCCAGATGAGCCTGTTCACCGAGGACACCCGCTTCCTGGTGTTCATGGACGCCACGGCAGCCGAGCCGACGCAGACCCTGCTCGGCCGCGAGTCCCTGGCCCCGGTGTTCGACAACCTCAACACCTACCGGGCGACCACCCACTTCAACGGCCAGAGCACCGTCTCCCTGGACGGTGACCGGGCGACGGGCGAGAGCTACTGCCTGGCCCATCACATCGGGGTCGACGAGTCCGGGCGGCGCACGCTGATGATCGCCTCCATCCGCTACCTCGACGAGTTCACCAAGCGGGACGGCGACTGGTACTTCGCCGAACGCCGGCTGATGGTCGACTGGACCGAGACCCGCCCCTCGACACCCTGACGCCGGTGAGCGGTCACGTGGCCGGTTCTTCCTCGTAGTGGGCCACGCGGTTGGCCACGGCGACTCCCCAGGGGATGCCGAAGAGCAGGACGAGCGCCAGGCCGAGGACGAGGGGAGCCGGGCGCAGGGCGCCGACTCCCACGCACAGGACGGCCGTGGCGACACAGGTGCCGGCCAGGGGCCGGTAGAGCCCGAGGTTCTCGTCCCAGTGGCGCAGGGACGCCGCGAGCACCATCGTCGCGCAGAGCACGACGGCCGCGCCCCCGCACAGCACCCAGGCCGTGGCCGCGGGGGTCCGGCTGTCGTGGGCGTGCTCGACGAGGCCGACCATCGCGGCGCCCATGGCGGCCACCGCGGCCGTGATCGGCAGATGGACCACCATCCACAGCAGGGCGCACGCGCGCGTGGGCCGCGGCAGCCGGTGTCCGGCGAAGTCGAAGTAGGTCCACCACGCGCCGAACCCGACGACGACGGCGACGAGTCCGACGGCGAGGGTGAGCGCGCCGGTCGGCTCGTGGGCCAGTCCATCGACCACCCCGGTCACGTTCTCGCCGAGCACGATGATGATGAACAGCCCGAACCGTTCCGTGAGCGCGTCGGTCACGCTGAGGGCGACCACCTGTTCCGGGATGGCCCTCCCGATGACGAGGACGAACCCGGCCAGGTAGACGACGGC from Streptomyces sp. NBC_01288 carries:
- a CDS encoding low temperature requirement protein A yields the protein MTSRQDQWARVRRHLWRPPRPHGEQPRERVVGPLELFYDLVVVVLVAQAAHHLSGELDWHGLGLFAAVFALVWIAWLNGSLHHELHGHEDARGRSMFLLQILVLVPLGAFIPGAGDERGVAFAVDAGVLFGVLALLWLLASRGDTPEFRRPSMLYVTGTAACAVVLAASAALPADARVLTWGALAVVYLAGFVLVIGRAIPEQVVALSVTDALTERFGLFIIIVLGENVTGVVDGLAHEPTGALTLAVGLVAVVVGFGAWWTYFDFAGHRLPRPTRACALLWMVVHLPITAAVAAMGAAMVGLVEHAHDSRTPAATAWVLCGGAAVVLCATMVLAASLRHWDENLGLYRPLAGTCVATAVLCVGVGALRPAPLVLGLALVLLFGIPWGVAVANRVAHYEEEPAT
- a CDS encoding TetR/AcrR family transcriptional regulator, yielding MQRAPEEGRALSDRIDPRITRTTRAFEEAIVDLAAERPVSQITIGELADRAGVTRATFYNRYSSPLDLLIQVLRADLDRGHLLEAEHRARGGSAPELLRLATSEVADHVERFLPIYRHALVDPADSGVYEALVRHFSDYTLALMADGHHPGLPDANRHVIAQFMARGFAGAIRAWLDDPSVTKADLVDAAVACAPVWWAADGS
- a CDS encoding VOC family protein is translated as MAVQPEGTPCWADAMFSDVEGAKRFYGEVLGWTFGDASSEYGNYTQAFVDDKAVAAVVPPMPGAEGQSQWCLYLASPDAAATAAKIRENGGQVLMEPMKVGDFGTMCLASEPSGAVFGVWQGGVHEGFEATGVPGAYAWAEVFTREPAKADAFFAAVFPYAQKQMDGGDMDYRMYNVGDDTVLGRMAMGDEFPPEVPSYVNVYFAVPDCDEAVAKATELGGVVRFGPMDSPFGRFAALSDPQGAAFTVIDVNTTKGDLPTSKDV
- a CDS encoding zinc-binding alcohol dehydrogenase family protein codes for the protein MRAWAVTEPGPVEGGSLQLVEKPVPVPGDDELLVHVRACGVCRTDLHVTEGDLPVHRQRVTPGHEVVGEVAGLGAGVSGFAVGDRVGVAWLRRTDGTCAYCLRGAENLCPRSEYTGWDADGGYAEYTTVPAAFAHRLPAGLDDVALAPLLCAGIIGYRALRRATLPQGGRLGLYGFGGSAHLCAQVALAEGATVHVLTRGLAAQRLALELGAASARDAYEAPPEPLDSAILFAPVGDLVPVALRALDRGGVLAVAGIHLSDTPPLDYEHELFYEKELRSVTSNTRADAREFLDLAARHDVRATTHTYPLSRAADALTDLKAGRFDGAAVLVNDLNG
- a CDS encoding nuclear transport factor 2 family protein — encoded protein: MASHTEISPREAADRLAIRELIDAYAHCADRRDAKGQMSLFTEDTRFLVFMDATAAEPTQTLLGRESLAPVFDNLNTYRATTHFNGQSTVSLDGDRATGESYCLAHHIGVDESGRRTLMIASIRYLDEFTKRDGDWYFAERRLMVDWTETRPSTP